In Acanthopagrus latus isolate v.2019 chromosome 17, fAcaLat1.1, whole genome shotgun sequence, the following are encoded in one genomic region:
- the LOC119005549 gene encoding protein NDRG1-like, which yields MVLEDNECDSVFAPQITEENIETQYGKLHCTMTGTPRANRPVILTFSDVGLNHKTCFETMFEHMDMLEIIKNMPVCHVEAPGQNEGAKTLPTGYTYPSMDQLSEALPAVLKHFGLRSVIGLGVGAGAYILAKFALNHPDLVDGLVLININPNPEGIMDSVANKITEWTHTLPDTVITHLFGKEEIETNHDLIATYRHYISTTMNQSNVSQFLRSYNSRGALEVERPVPGGSINVRTLKCSTLLVVGDNSPAVEAVVECNSKLNPTKTTLLKMADCGGLPQVDQPAKVIEALKYFIQGMGYMSSASMTRLRSRTTSSSSISSFDGSRSRAHTNELQRGRTHSRTEEKRGRSHTDVSMESVSNSNMDHMISKSTEVAC from the exons ATGGTCCTGGAGGACAACGAGTGTGACTCTGTCTTTGCGCCCCAAATCACA gaggAGAACATAGAGACTCAGTATGGAAAGCTCCACTGCACCATGACAGGGACCCCAAGGGCAAACCGCCCTGTCATCCTGACATTTTCTGATGTTGGACTGAACC ACAAGACCTGTTTTGAGACAATGTTCGAGCACATGGACATGCTGGAAATCATCAAAAATATGCCTGTTTGTCACGTTGAAGCACCGGGACAAAATGAAGGAGCCAAAACTCTGCCTACTGG GTACACATACCCGTCTATGGACCAGCTGTCTGAAGCGCTGCCCGCTGTCCTCAAACACTTTGG GCTGCGTAGTGTGATTGGACTGGGAGTTGGAGCAGGAGCCTACATCCTGGCTAAATTCGCT cttAATCACCCTGATCTGGTCGATGGATTAGTTCTGATTAACATCAACCCCAATCCTGAGGGAATAATGGATAGTGTTGCAAACAAG aTCACCGAATGGACCCACACTCTGCCAGACACAGTCATCACACACCTGTTTGGAAAG gaggaGATTGAGACCAACCACGACCTCATAGCTACGTACCGTCACTACATCTCAACGACCATGAACCAGTCTAATGTCAGCCAGTTCCTCCGCTCCTACAACAGCCGCGGCGCTCTGGAGGTGGAGAGGCCTGTTCCTGGAGGAAGCATCAACGTCAGGACACTCAA GTGCTCCACTCTGCTGGTTGTAGGAGATAATTCTCCAGCTGTGGAGGCTGTCGTCGAGTGCAACTCTAAACTCAACCCCACCAAGACAACACTGCTCAAG ATGGCTGACTGTGGAGGACTCCCTCAGGTGGATCAGCCAGCCAAAGTGATTGAAGCCTTGAAATATTTCATCCAGGGCATGGGATACA tgtcCAGCGCCAGCATGACCAGACTTCGCTCACGGACgacctccagctccagcatcTCGTCCTTCGATGGCTCTCGGAGCCGTGCACACACCAACGAGTTGCAGCGTGGCCGAACACACTCGCGCACCGAGGAGAAGCGCGGGCGCTCACACACCGACGTCTCCATGGAGAGTGTTTCTAACAGCAACATGGACCATATGATCTCAAAGTCCACTGAAGTGGCATGCTAG